The sequence below is a genomic window from Granulicatella elegans.
TCAGAAACTAAAAAAGCTACATCGCCAATTGGAACAATCATATCTGGATGTGCTAATAGATAATTTCTAAAATCTTGCAATACTTCATCATATAAAGCCTTTTTATCAATTGGAAAATAGTTTGCAATCTCGTCTAACATGTCTTCAACTGTTCCTGAAGCAATGACACTATTGGGAACAATCTCACCTTGAACAATCCCTAATAATTCTATCATCTGCTTAATCGTTATAGCTGAATCTTCTTTGATATGTTGCTTTAAAATTTTACGGATGACCATTTCTGTTGGTTCAACCCACAGATTGTCTATATTAGTTAAAGTGCCATCCTTATCAAAAAGAATGGCCTTTACTTCGAGATTTCCTTTATTCGTTTGTAATTTCATTTGAATTCCTACTCTACATTTTGTAATTCAACACCGATAATATTATCCATCGCTTCAACTTGCTTTAAAATCACGGATAAATCAGTCGTTGATTCAGATATATCTAACATTAATTGAACAATCGCTACACTATGGATTGCTAATCCTTGGAATATCGTTAATACATTCATATTATAACTCGCAAATAAATCTAATATTTTAGCCAATGTTCCTTTTTCATTTTTCATATGAATATTTAACGAAGCTTTTCGCCCATAAGTCACAGACGAGAATCCTTGAACTTTTCGATAATACTTATAATAAACACTACGTGAAATTCCTACTAATTTTACTGCTTCTGTAACATCCTTTGCTTGTTTAGTTGCTAATAATTCTTTTGCTTTTAGTACTTTAGAAAACACAGGAGGTACAGCATCTGCTGACACTAAAAAATGTTTTTGGTTTTCCATAACTTTCACCTCGGTCTTATTGTATACGATACAAGGAGAAAATACTATAATTTTTATATAAAATCATAAGGCGTTAACCCTTCCATTCCAATCATTGGATCAATTTCACAAGAATCGATTAATGCCATTGTTAAAATAAAAGGTTTCTTATCGGGTGCAACAACTTTTTTGGAATTTACAGAGTAAGTTTCTGTTTCTTCTGCAACGGTACTCTTTTCAATAACCGTTTGTTGTTTACTTTGTAGGTCCGTAATCAAATCTTTCGTATTTTCTAACGATTCTACTGAACGAATTTCATGACTCTCTTCCTCAATCGTAAAACTTTCAAAACTATTTCCTACCAATAAATCTTTTAAGCACGTTTGACGTCTTGCACTTTGACGATTTGCAGCTTCTTGGAATGCTTCATATTGCCCACACATAATTAAGAATTTCTTACTTCTTGTTACTGCCGTATACAGTAAATTCCGCTGAAGCATTCGTTGATATTGACCTACCATTGGTAAAATCACCATTTGGAATTCACTACCTTGTGCTTTATGAATCGAACAACAATAAGCATGCGTCAATTGAATAAAGTCATTGCGTTTATATTCTACTTCTACATGATCAAAGGATACATAGATTTTATCGACTTGATCTTCATTTTCTTTAGCAAATATAATCGCACTAATTTCACCAATATCTCCATTATAAATATTTTCTTCAGCAACATTGACTAATTGTAATACTTTATCCCCTACACGGAATACTCGGTCGAATGATTCAATTTCTCGAACTGAATTTCCAATTTTTGGATTTAAAATATTTTGCATCATTTTATTAATTTCATGAATACCAGCTTCCCCTTTGTACATTGGAGCTAATACTTGAATATCTTTCTTCTGATAACCTTTTTTAATAGCTTTCACCACAATTTGTTCAATCACATCTAAAATCTGAGTTGAACGACATGGAATAAAGGTACGGTCTGGTTGGTTTTGAGTAAAGTCCATTGGCAAATTCCCATCTTTAATGGAGTGTGCTAATGGAACAATACTTGAGGAATCTTTTTGTCTATGAATATGCGTTAATTCAATGGATGGAATCTGATTCGATAATAGTAAATCTGTTAATACTTGCCCTGGTCCTACAGAAGGCAATTGATTTTTATCTCCTACAAATAAAATCTTCGTTTTAGCAGGAGTCGCACGAAGCAATCGATTCATTAGCCAAGTATCGACCATCGACATCTCATCAATAATTAAAAAGTCACAACTTAACGAACGAGTATCATCGGAATCTTCACCTTCTAATTCAGAATTTTCTTCTGCAGAAATTCCTAACATTCGATGAATGGTAGAAGCAGAAATTCCCGTTAACTCATTCATACGCTTCGCTGCCCTTCCAGTTGGAGCCGCTAATTGAATGGCATCAGAATCTAATTCAACGTCTTCTAAATAACGATACATTTCTACAACACCATTAATAATCGTTGTTTTCCCCGTTCCAGGTCCTCCTGTTAAAATAAACAAAGATTCTTGCATAATTTTACTGAGCGCTTGTTTTTGAGACGCATCATAGATGATGTCAAAGTTCTTTTGAACATGGTGAATTGCTTCTTCTATCTGTTCCTCAGTATAGTGAGATTTTTTTGACAATTCTAAACGATGTTGAATCGCATTGACAATTCCAATCTCCGCATAATATAACGAAGCTAATGATAAGTGATTTTCTTCAGAAATAATCATTCCTTCTCGAATTAATTCATTTAACGCATTCACGATTTGATCTGGTTCAATTAGAAACGAACGAGTTTGCTCTAATAATTTTTGAGTTGCAAGAACAACTTCTTTATCAATTAAAAAGGTATGGCCTTCTTGATAAGATAAATCTCTCACCACAACATAAACAGCACCTTTAATACGATATAAACTATCTGCTGCAATCTCTAATTGTTGCGCAATGGCATCAATTCTTCTAAAACCAAGTCCTTCAATGGACTGTAATAACACATATGGATCTTCTTTAAGAATATCCATTGTTTTCTCTTTATAGAGCATCATAATTTTTTGGGCAAATACTGGAGTAAATCCCATATTCGTCAATTCAAATAAAATACGTTCTGTACCTTGATTTTCGATAATAATGCTACGAATACTCTCACATTTTTTTGCGGATAATCCTGGAACATTTTTTAAGCAATCATCGTCTTGAATAATTTGCTCAATCGCATTTTCTCCTAAACAGTCTACGATTTTCATGGCTGTTTTTTCACCAACTCCTGGAAAACGTCCGCTTGAAAAATAAGCAATGAGTCCTTTTTTCCCAGTCGGTTGATGTTGTTGATAACTTAAAACAGAAAATTGTTGCCCGTATTTTGGATGCGAAACAACTTTTCCATTAAAACGATAAGGGGAATGATCATGAATGGTGCCAATAATTCCTGTTACAACAATCTCATCTGAGTTTAGTTGTACACTACTTTCCTGCACTCGAATTAATAATACTTTGTAAAAATTTTGCGGATTTTCAAAAAATGTCGCTAAAACTTCTCCTACAATGTATTCTTCACTCATGACTTCCCCTCTTTTCTATCAATTATTAAACGTATTGACGTTCGTTTCCTTCCATATAAGCTTTGTCGATAATACCTCCACCTAAACAAATATCTCCATCATAAAATACAACTGCTTGCCCAGGTGTAATCGCACGTACTGGCTCTTCAAAGTATACCATAGCTTTTGTCTTGTCGTCTTCTTGAAATACAACACGAACTTTTGTATCTTGTTGACGATATCTGAATTTAGCAGTACATTCGAATTCATTGGCTCTTTCTTCATCTGTATTAAATTGCAAATCTGTCGCAAATAATGAATCCGAATAAAGGTTAGGATGATGGAATCCTTGTCCAACATATAATGTATTCGTACTTAAATCTTTTCCG
It includes:
- a CDS encoding ACT domain-containing protein → MENQKHFLVSADAVPPVFSKVLKAKELLATKQAKDVTEAVKLVGISRSVYYKYYRKVQGFSSVTYGRKASLNIHMKNEKGTLAKILDLFASYNMNVLTIFQGLAIHSVAIVQLMLDISESTTDLSVILKQVEAMDNIIGVELQNVE
- a CDS encoding ATP-dependent RecD-like DNA helicase, with amino-acid sequence MSEEYIVGEVLATFFENPQNFYKVLLIRVQESSVQLNSDEIVVTGIIGTIHDHSPYRFNGKVVSHPKYGQQFSVLSYQQHQPTGKKGLIAYFSSGRFPGVGEKTAMKIVDCLGENAIEQIIQDDDCLKNVPGLSAKKCESIRSIIIENQGTERILFELTNMGFTPVFAQKIMMLYKEKTMDILKEDPYVLLQSIEGLGFRRIDAIAQQLEIAADSLYRIKGAVYVVVRDLSYQEGHTFLIDKEVVLATQKLLEQTRSFLIEPDQIVNALNELIREGMIISEENHLSLASLYYAEIGIVNAIQHRLELSKKSHYTEEQIEEAIHHVQKNFDIIYDASQKQALSKIMQESLFILTGGPGTGKTTIINGVVEMYRYLEDVELDSDAIQLAAPTGRAAKRMNELTGISASTIHRMLGISAEENSELEGEDSDDTRSLSCDFLIIDEMSMVDTWLMNRLLRATPAKTKILFVGDKNQLPSVGPGQVLTDLLLSNQIPSIELTHIHRQKDSSSIVPLAHSIKDGNLPMDFTQNQPDRTFIPCRSTQILDVIEQIVVKAIKKGYQKKDIQVLAPMYKGEAGIHEINKMMQNILNPKIGNSVREIESFDRVFRVGDKVLQLVNVAEENIYNGDIGEISAIIFAKENEDQVDKIYVSFDHVEVEYKRNDFIQLTHAYCCSIHKAQGSEFQMVILPMVGQYQRMLQRNLLYTAVTRSKKFLIMCGQYEAFQEAANRQSARRQTCLKDLLVGNSFESFTIEEESHEIRSVESLENTKDLITDLQSKQQTVIEKSTVAEETETYSVNSKKVVAPDKKPFILTMALIDSCEIDPMIGMEGLTPYDFI
- a CDS encoding HAD family hydrolase, whose translation is MKLQTNKGNLEVKAILFDKDGTLTNIDNLWVEPTEMVIRKILKQHIKEDSAITIKQMIELLGIVQGEIVPNSVIASGTVEDMLDEIANYFPIDKKALYDEVLQDFRNYLLAHPDMIVPIGDVAFLVSELKHKGIKVGVVTNDSYIPTKTIFEILKVWHLFDFVATPDEYPAKPVADSLIGASQQLGVPLNEIFYVGDSYLDMAYAKHCGGGIAVLTSGSDVHKMKEQSVLVLDSVEQLLDFVIGE